Proteins found in one Miscanthus floridulus cultivar M001 chromosome 4, ASM1932011v1, whole genome shotgun sequence genomic segment:
- the LOC136551745 gene encoding transcription factor MYB20-like, which translates to MGRQPCCDKVGLKKGPWTAEEDQKLVTFLHNNGHCCWRAVPKLAGLLRCGKSCRLRWTNYLRPDLKRGLLSEEEERTVIDLHAQLGNRWSKIASHLPGRTDNEIKNHWNTHIKKKLKKMGIDPVTHKPLHQPTSPPPLTQPEQDTGGSPEKEEEEKAVVVAATPSIGHETFCTDEVLMAHLLDDIVLPPAASNSGLTTASSPDSSSSSSSLSASVAAASSSVGSSIADGEWPPQMMEWPESMWLDDVVTGPATAWEFEDPFVTYQRIALFEQDHQETWNNDGRVDVELF; encoded by the exons ATGGGGAGGCAACCATGCTGCGACAAGGTGGGGTTGAAGAAGGGGCCATGGACGGCGGAGGAGGACCAGAAGCTCGTCACCTTCCTCCACAACAACGGCCACTGCTGCTGGCGCGCCGTGCCCAAGCTTGCCG GACTACTGCGGTGCGGGAAGAGCTGCAGGCTGCGGTGGACCAACTACCTCCGGCCGGACCTCAAGCGCGGGCTGctgtcggaggaggaggagaggacggtGATCGACCTGCACGCGCAGCTGGGCAACCGGTGGTCCAAGATCGCGTCGCACCTGCCGGGGAGGACGGACAACGAGATCAAGAACCACTGGAACACGCACATCAagaagaagctcaagaagatgggCATCGACCCCGTCACACACAAGCCCCTCCATCAGCccacttctcctcctcctctgactcAGCCGGAGCAGGACACCGGCGGATcgccggagaaggaggaggaggagaaggccgTCGTCGTGGCAGCTACGCCAAGCATCGGGCACGAAACGTTCTGCACCGACGAGGTGCTCATGGCGCACCTCCTTGACGACATCGTCTTGCCACCCGCGGCCAGTAACAGCGGCCTCACCACGGCTTCTTCTCCGGActcttcgtcctcctcctcgtccctgTCGGCCTCGGTTGCAGCGGCGTCGTCGAGCGTTGGCAGCAGCATCGCCGACGGAGAGTGGCCGCCGCAGATGATGGAGTGGCCTGAGTCCATGTGGCTGGACGACGTGGTGACCGGCCCGGCGACGGCGTGGGAGTTCGAGGACCCCTTCGTCACGTACCAGAGGATCGCTCTGTTCGAACAGGATCACCAGGAGACATGGAACAACGACGGCAGGGTCGACGTCGAGCTCTTCTGA